In Anthocerotibacter panamensis C109, the sequence ACCTCTCGGTCCTGACACGGTTCGGGCGTTGAACCCACGCGGGCCCAGGTTATTCCAAGCCTAACACGCCCTGCGCCTCTGGGTACAAGCGTAGCGGGTTGGATAAAGTGAGGTTTCAGGCTCCTTTGCGAAAACGGAGTGGTATCTTAATGAAGGAAACCACTGTCATTAAGGACTACCAGCGCCATGTCCATCCAAAAGGGTTCTCAGGTCCGCGTCCTCCGTCAGGAATCCTACTGGTACAACGATGTCGGAACCGTTGCCTCGGTAGATAAAGGGGCCAACGTAATTTATCCCGTCACGGTTCGCTTTGAGAAGGTCAACTATTCCAATCTCAACACCAATAACTTTGGCGTGTCTGAGCTGGAAGAAGTGAGCTAGTGCCGGAACTGCCGGAAGTTGAAACCGTTCGGCGCAGCCTCGCTCCTAGACTAGCGGGCCAAGAGATCCAAAAAGTACAGGTGTTACGGGCCTCAGCTATCGCCGCCCCTGATGTTGATGTGTTTACCCGACTGCTTCCAGGGCAACACTTCAGTGCAACCACAGCTCGGCGGGGCAAGTACCTGCTCCTCGGTCTCGAATCGGGAGGTTGGTTAGCCGTTCACCTGCGTATGAGCGGGCGACTGCTTTTGTTCGAGCCTCCCCTGCCCCTCGACCCGAGCCATCTGCGTGTCTGTTTTTACCTTAAAGAGGGCTCCCGACTCTATTTTCATGACCCACGGGCTTTTGGTCGGCTCTGGTATATCCGTCCTGGTACGTCTCTAGAAGAACAAATTCCAGCCCTACAGCGCCTTGGTCCTGAGCCAGAAGACCTAGAAGTACTGCACCTGGAAGGAGCCTTAGCACGCCGCACCATCCCGATCAAAGTAGCCCTACTCGACCAGACCCTCCTGGCTGGATTGGGGAACATCTATGCTGACGAAGCCCTCTTCCAAGCGGGCATTCATCCACTCACCCCAGCCAACCAGCTCAAGCGCCCCAATCTGGAACGCCTGATTGAACGTATTAAATGGGTCCTGACCTCAGCCGTGACAGCGGGCGGGACCACGTTACGGGACTATGTGGACAGTCAGGGCTCCAAAGGTCGCTATCAAGAGCAATTGCAGGTCTACGGACGATTTGGTCAAACCTGCGCCACCTGTGGAACTTCTATCGCCCGCCTACGTCTGGGAGGACGATCCAGCCATTTTTGCCCTAGCTGTCAGGTCTTCCCACGGGCTTAGAGGTTCTATTCCTTTGGGTATGTTGGAAGGATTCATAGAAGTACGTTAGACTCGCTACCATCACATGACCTCAAAGCCATGACGAATGCACTTTACGACAGCTCGTTGGCCGGTGAACAGAAGTCCACTTCTGCAGCCGATGCAGCCCTCTGGCATCGCTTTGCCGCTTGGGGCTTGGACTTAGCCTTTGAGGTCGCCCTCCCCTACTTGTTGGTGGTGAGTGGTTACGTGGGCTTCAAAGGGCTCCAAAGCCTGATCAACAACCTTCCCTTTAGCCTGGATAAAGGTTTCACGGAAGTCCTCTTTCCGACCAGCCTCTGGGCCGCTTTCAAGCAAATCGACGGGACGGATCCAGATTCTTTAAACCAGACTCTAGCCCTCGGGACCTTGTTTAATTCTCTGCAGGAACTTCTTATTATCCCTATCGCCACCCTGGTCCTCTGGGTGGTCTTTTTTGCTGTCAACCGCCTGCTGTTGCCTACAGTCCGAGGCAAGACCCTGGGTAAACAGTTGATGGGTCTGCGCATCGAAACCGAAAAGGGGGAGAAACCTGGATTCGGCTCCATCTTCTTGCGCCATGTGATCGGCCAAGCTATCAGTTCCTTTTTCTTTTTGGGTTACGTCTATGCTCTGGTCAGTTCGGAGCGGCGCACGTGGCATGACTATATTGCTGGAACCCGTGTGGTTCAAGAGCAGCGCTACCAACCCCAACTCAATGGCAACAGTGCCATCTCTTCGGCTCTAGTCCACCTGGAGTCGTTTGTGTTGGCTATTTTCTTTGTCTATTTCTTAAAGCTCTTGGTGATCTGGTTGCGGATTCTCGGGGTCCCGATCCCAGCCATTTTGCTCCCCGAGCAGCAGCCCCCAGCTCCGCCC encodes:
- a CDS encoding photosystem I reaction center subunit IV, producing MSIQKGSQVRVLRQESYWYNDVGTVASVDKGANVIYPVTVRFEKVNYSNLNTNNFGVSELEEVS
- the mutM gene encoding bifunctional DNA-formamidopyrimidine glycosylase/DNA-(apurinic or apyrimidinic site) lyase yields the protein MPELPEVETVRRSLAPRLAGQEIQKVQVLRASAIAAPDVDVFTRLLPGQHFSATTARRGKYLLLGLESGGWLAVHLRMSGRLLLFEPPLPLDPSHLRVCFYLKEGSRLYFHDPRAFGRLWYIRPGTSLEEQIPALQRLGPEPEDLEVLHLEGALARRTIPIKVALLDQTLLAGLGNIYADEALFQAGIHPLTPANQLKRPNLERLIERIKWVLTSAVTAGGTTLRDYVDSQGSKGRYQEQLQVYGRFGQTCATCGTSIARLRLGGRSSHFCPSCQVFPRA